A genome region from Patescibacteria group bacterium includes the following:
- a CDS encoding O-antigen ligase family protein, translating to MFHHLNKILIFVLGTAFILAILANVFAWKFLILPLSIITALVFFVLAWRRLDYALHVFIAELVLGGAGGRWLDFKGPISIRVAFFAILILVWLFYIYRKKVSLAPLAESKFTKPLVVLFFFFPIFWGLLGWIYGFPLEYILKDANGFLFYILFFLLLTVLPKYSEGQKLIKVYLVSIVAVSFIFTLLYFLAALGIINIWFLKQVLLSRMFYGGKIGIMPDGAYRLFTGNGVFIQIGLLLLVSFILIRGHLGCRSRATSLSKNIRNLVLVSILFVYLAIVASYTRGFWVGIIGALLFLLFWLSWKQRFKLLVGAIVLFLISEIVFQGLFHLSFSNFFFNRLATSVSVEKDPISVGERVSQVRVLGGSILRHPFWGTGFGTYFPVYRTEAEVADPYSFELGYLDMLVKWGVIGFAFWGLVILGIFFKGLKLLWFKFDLGKEQKALILGFLSGLIALLIVGGTSPFLMSSFGIAHIVLTIYLLAVIDQPPSYISKE from the coding sequence ATGTTTCATCATTTGAATAAAATTCTCATCTTTGTTCTGGGTACCGCCTTTATATTAGCAATTTTAGCTAATGTCTTCGCCTGGAAATTTTTGATTTTGCCTTTGAGTATTATTACTGCTTTGGTTTTTTTCGTTTTGGCTTGGCGCAGATTAGATTATGCTTTGCATGTCTTTATTGCGGAATTGGTTTTGGGCGGTGCCGGCGGCAGATGGCTTGATTTCAAAGGACCAATTTCAATCCGCGTCGCCTTTTTTGCAATTTTGATTTTAGTTTGGCTTTTCTATATTTACAGAAAAAAAGTGAGTCTGGCGCCTTTAGCAGAGAGTAAATTTACGAAGCCCTTAGTAGTTCTCTTTTTCTTTTTTCCAATTTTTTGGGGGCTCTTGGGCTGGATTTATGGTTTTCCTTTGGAGTATATTCTGAAAGACGCTAACGGATTTTTGTTTTATATCCTATTTTTTCTTTTACTTACCGTTTTGCCTAAATATTCTGAAGGTCAAAAGCTCATCAAAGTTTATTTAGTTTCTATTGTCGCCGTGAGTTTTATTTTTACCCTATTATATTTCTTAGCCGCTTTAGGTATTATCAATATTTGGTTTTTAAAACAGGTCTTATTGTCTAGGATGTTTTATGGCGGGAAGATCGGGATTATGCCGGACGGAGCTTACAGGCTTTTTACAGGCAATGGCGTCTTTATCCAGATCGGACTTTTGCTCTTAGTCAGTTTTATTCTTATTCGCGGTCATTTAGGATGTCGTTCGCGAGCGACATCCTTAAGCAAGAATATTAGAAACCTCGTTTTAGTTTCTATTTTATTCGTGTATCTAGCTATTGTCGCGAGTTACACGCGGGGTTTTTGGGTGGGTATTATCGGCGCTCTTCTATTCCTCTTATTCTGGTTATCGTGGAAACAAAGGTTTAAACTTTTAGTCGGCGCTATTGTTCTGTTTTTAATTTCCGAGATTGTTTTTCAAGGTCTTTTCCATCTCTCTTTTTCCAATTTTTTCTTTAATCGTTTAGCTACGAGCGTAAGTGTGGAAAAGGACCCTATTTCGGTAGGAGAGCGCGTTTCCCAAGTGCGGGTTTTGGGCGGCTCTATTCTGCGCCATCCTTTTTGGGGCACGGGTTTTGGAACCTATTTCCCCGTCTATCGCACCGAGGCCGAGGTGGCGGATCCTTATTCTTTTGAATTGGGATATCTTGATATGCTCGTGAAATGGGGGGTTATTGGTTTTGCTTTTTGGGGTCTCGTGATCTTAGGCATATTTTTCAAAGGCTTGAAACTACTCTGGTTTAAATTTGATTTAGGAAAAGAGCAAAAAGCGCTCATTCTGGGTTTTTTGTCGGGTTTAATCGCGCTCTTAATTGTAGGCGGCACCTCGCCATTTTTAATGTCTAGTTTCGGGATTGCGCATATCGTATTGACTATTTACCTTTTGGCAGTTATAGACCAGCCGCCATCTTATATTTCTAAAGAATAA
- a CDS encoding glycosyltransferase family 4 protein: MRKNLFITTIFCPATGGIELCLHNIIKRLPKGKVVVLTNKRREFGRDFDRWQNYPIYRRGLETRFSKPKWLVSPFFSLWIALKEKVEFVQAAHGFASYLAAWVLKKLLGLPYFVWAYGLDILAMRKSRFLRYLVKIIYKEAAGGIANSNFTKEEMSLLGLPAEKISVIYPGVDGSCFRSGLATAEVKKKYHIPPEKKILLSVSRLVSRKGFDLVIRALPAILEKFPNTIYLIGGKGPDEARLRAMVEKSSDPRIQEAVEFIGFVRDADLPRLYNLADIFLMPSRQIREDVEGFGMVFLEANACGCPVIGGRSGGIPEAIIDGETGFLVDPENPKDLAFKVIQLLEDENLRKKMGEAGRRRVKAEFNWEKITKDFIRSSVSISENF, translated from the coding sequence ATGCGGAAAAATTTATTCATCACGACCATTTTTTGTCCGGCTACGGGGGGTATTGAGTTGTGTTTGCATAATATCATTAAAAGATTGCCAAAAGGGAAAGTGGTGGTCTTAACGAATAAAAGGAGAGAATTCGGCCGGGATTTTGACCGATGGCAGAATTATCCGATTTATAGAAGAGGATTAGAGACGCGTTTTTCCAAACCAAAATGGCTTGTTTCCCCCTTTTTTAGCCTTTGGATTGCCTTAAAAGAGAAAGTGGAATTTGTGCAAGCCGCCCATGGTTTTGCTTCCTACCTTGCGGCGTGGGTTTTAAAAAAGCTTTTGGGTCTTCCCTATTTTGTCTGGGCTTATGGTTTGGATATTTTAGCGATGCGGAAATCGCGTTTTTTGCGTTATTTAGTGAAGATAATTTACAAAGAGGCTGCCGGCGGGATCGCGAACAGCAATTTTACCAAAGAAGAAATGTCACTTTTGGGTTTGCCAGCGGAAAAGATTAGCGTGATTTATCCGGGAGTGGACGGTAGCTGTTTCCGGTCTGGTTTGGCAACGGCAGAGGTGAAGAAAAAATATCATATTCCTCCCGAAAAAAAAATTCTTCTTTCGGTTTCGCGGCTCGTCAGCCGCAAGGGTTTTGATTTGGTGATTCGCGCTTTGCCCGCGATTTTGGAAAAATTCCCCAACACCATTTATCTTATAGGAGGCAAGGGGCCGGATGAAGCAAGGTTGCGTGCAATGGTAGAAAAAAGTTCCGATCCTAGAATTCAAGAAGCGGTGGAGTTTATTGGTTTTGTGCGGGATGCGGATTTACCCCGCCTTTACAATTTAGCAGATATTTTTTTGATGCCTTCTAGGCAGATTCGCGAGGACGTGGAAGGTTTTGGGATGGTTTTTTTGGAGGCGAATGCCTGCGGTTGTCCCGTAATTGGCGGCAGATCAGGCGGCATACCTGAAGCCATTATTGATGGCGAAACAGGATTTTTGGTTGACCCAGAAAACCCTAAGGATTTAGCTTTCAAGGTGATTCAGCTTTTGGAAGACGAGAATTTAAGGAAGAAGATGGGAGAAGCAGGGCGTCGGAGGGTGAAAGCGGAGTTTAATTGGGAGAAGATAACAAAAGATTTTATAAGAAGTTCAGTAAGTATTAGTGAAAATTTTTAA
- a CDS encoding segregation/condensation protein A, with translation MRPYHFQLEKFQGPLDLLLQLIEDERLKITDISLAKIADQYLAYIENRKVNPEQLSEFLVVAARLLLLKSKEILPDLELTNEEEEDIEELKQRLNIYQKYKFLAGELKKLESRGEYSLIRNVWFSRKVCFSPPLKFSASRLANIYANMIEHFLEEEEKLEEGTLRKSISVREKIDFIKMCLESRMKVTLGSLNKTGDRLGQIVSFLALLELLRRQEVIAEQERTFAKIKISKA, from the coding sequence ATGCGCCCATACCATTTTCAGCTGGAGAAATTTCAAGGTCCGCTAGATTTGCTGCTGCAGTTGATTGAAGATGAAAGGCTGAAGATTACAGACATTTCTTTAGCCAAGATAGCGGATCAATATTTAGCCTACATTGAGAATCGCAAAGTGAATCCCGAGCAACTCTCGGAGTTTTTAGTCGTAGCGGCGAGATTGCTTTTATTAAAATCCAAAGAAATTCTGCCTGATTTGGAATTGACGAACGAAGAAGAGGAAGATATTGAGGAATTGAAACAGAGGCTTAATATTTATCAAAAATACAAATTTTTAGCAGGGGAGCTCAAAAAATTAGAGAGTAGGGGAGAGTACAGCCTAATCCGTAATGTTTGGTTTTCGCGTAAGGTTTGTTTTTCCCCGCCATTAAAATTTTCAGCCAGCCGCTTAGCCAATATTTATGCTAATATGATCGAGCATTTTTTAGAGGAAGAGGAGAAGTTAGAGGAGGGAACTTTAAGAAAAAGTATTTCCGTTCGGGAAAAAATTGATTTTATTAAAATGTGCTTGGAGAGCCGAATGAAAGTGACCCTGGGAAGCCTGAACAAGACGGGGGATAGGTTAGGGCAGATTGTGAGTTTTTTGGCGCTTTTAGAGCTTTTGCGCCGTCAAGAGGTGATTGCGGAGCAAGAAAGGACTTTTGCAAAAATTAAAATTAGCAAGGCGTAG
- a CDS encoding YbaK/EbsC family protein produces the protein MLKRLENFLKKSKAVYKLMPHKTVYTTFDLAQTLRADLKEIAKTLLVRADTEFIFAVVPGNRRLDIMRLKKLINAERKKMGERACQKLKIASEAQIKMKITKKAGTLVPFGSLYKQKTYIDKLLLKNKKIILNAGSFEEAIKITASVYRKIEKPVEGLFSKAR, from the coding sequence ATGCTCAAACGTCTAGAAAATTTTCTAAAAAAATCAAAGGCGGTTTATAAGTTAATGCCGCATAAAACCGTTTATACGACATTTGACCTTGCCCAAACCTTGCGCGCGGATTTAAAAGAGATTGCCAAAACTTTACTGGTACGGGCAGATACGGAATTTATATTCGCGGTAGTGCCAGGAAACCGTCGTTTGGATATTATGAGGCTCAAAAAACTTATTAATGCCGAGCGGAAGAAAATGGGCGAGCGGGCTTGCCAGAAGCTGAAAATTGCCAGTGAGGCGCAGATTAAAATGAAGATCACCAAAAAAGCCGGTACCCTTGTTCCCTTCGGTTCGCTTTATAAACAGAAAACCTACATTGATAAATTATTGCTTAAAAATAAAAAGATTATTTTAAACGCTGGTAGTTTTGAAGAAGCAATCAAAATTACCGCTTCGGTTTACCGCAAGATTGAAAAGCCAGTTGAGGGTTTGTTTTCAAAAGCAAGATAA